Proteins encoded in a region of the Magallana gigas chromosome 8, xbMagGiga1.1, whole genome shotgun sequence genome:
- the LOC117681705 gene encoding pre-mRNA-splicing factor CWC22 homolog produces the protein MANAQLRSPGPGQATPAHDERESSPAEAVESDNTKVDESEDSQCEVDHVSVADKTEDDFRRQWSSEQIRNDKSKSGDVSIRTRSSSRKRKKSKTSTDSSSSSSSSSSSSSSSSSSSSSESDSDADLFLCSESTNSKPKIPKKILKFVTKYATKGINKKNRQAIAKICPIPHSKKLQGLSLDRFFKKIFFKGKKWNGKLEKNKVNTQMRILDALGPLSVLWSEAERISKTGKGMDPSDVIQFVQRAIMFVGNAHFLFNTDRRKAVLAKTMPESVDVLSEKRYKKSLGKCKSDLFGKHFLKQLAKDNKDNRELKQLLSNGSDKKVWSQTRQFSDRNRQFFLQRPSSSLQYGGRRQTDRRQFTQNQRYTQYPQFKGQGANQKYTVPPKKSVTQ, from the coding sequence ATGGCCAATGCCCAACTTCGTTCGCCGGGGCCTGGACAGGCTACGCCGGCTCATGACGAGAGAGAAAGCTCACCCGCAGAGGCGGTTGAGAGCGATAATACAAAGGTAGATGAGTCAGAGGACTCTCAATGTGAAGTAGACCATGTATCTGTGGCTGATAAGACAGAGGATGATTTTCGGCGGCAGTGGTCGTCAGAGCAAATTCGGAATGATAAAAGTAAGTCCGGCGATGTTTCTATTAGAACACGCTCAAGCTCTAGAAAACGCAAGAAAAGCAAAACATCAACTGATTCAAGCTCAAGTTCAAGTTCCTCTAGTTCTAGCTCCTCTAGCTCCTCCTCAAGCTCTAGTTCCGAGTCTGACTCGGACGCTGATTTATTCTTATGTTCTGAGAGCACAAATTCTAAGCCAAAAATCCCTAAAAAGATTCTTAAATTTGTCACTAAGTACGCAACAAAAGGGATTAACAAAAAGAACAGACAGGCTATTGCTAAGATTTGTCCCATACCTCATTCTAAAAAGCTTCAGGGCTTGTCTTTGGACagatttttcaagaaaatatttttcaagggtAAAAAATGGAATGGAAAGTTAgagaaaaataaagtaaataccCAGATGAGAATTTTAGATGCTTTAGGGCCACTTTCTGTTTTATGGAGCGAGGCAGAGCGAATAAGCAAAACAGGCAAGGGCATGGACCCCTCTGATGTTATTCAGTTTGTCCAAAGAGCGATCATGTTTGTAGGGAATGCCCATTTCCTTTTCAATACTGATAGGCGTAAGGCAGTGTTAGCTAAAACAATGCCAGAATCTGTAGATGTGCTTTCTGAAAAAAGGTACAAGAAATCATTGGGAAAATGTAAAAGTGATTTATTTGGGaaacattttctaaaacaaTTAGCGAAAGATAACAAAGATAATAGAGAATTAAAACAGCTATTGTCTAATGGCAGCGATAAGAAAGTTTGGTCACAAACAAGACAGTTTTCTGACAGAAACCGCCAGTTTTTTCTACAGAGACCCTCATCAAGCCTCCAGTATGGGGGtcgcagacagacagacaggagGCAGTTCACTCAGAATCAGAGATACACACAGTACCCACAATTCAAGGGTCAGGGAGCAAACCAGAAATATACAGTGCCTCCCAAGAAATCAGTCACTCAGTGA
- the LOC105341451 gene encoding X-ray radiation resistance-associated protein 1: MAATVPWVKFADPGESDAFAANCFPVRGILQSADDGGGAWLVSQKAEQRRRFKAVLCAKPRTYSRIKEERKKAEREGTQITMPVQSLAEGEIEEEEEAPALDGFFLMKHCCVEDPSDLCSVNIAGQEMSEVKEDDLALFDSVAYVNAAENYLPFEAFRGFPILRELEMPINGLRGVKIQNGDYPYLEMLDLSYNNLSQDDLLTLGTLPNLKILHLTGNNFHTIPMDFALPYVDRETKSRIVRYSKLEILMLDDNRLSDVAVFAALAGLKRLKHLNLEKNDIYYVPQLKSVEGTMIINDDEKSTRRLQKSARLSARRSARGQKSQKPQNPPPEKMEKQDPPSEKVKSQQAIEPEPKQEESPKEPNPSESTELFASFTDVGAEFGDLSDAIKDIDLQESEPVDEESSRPSPVKSKSNNMKDKAAPKEPPAHLASGLPPFPELAYLNLAHNRIAEEEALLAVAAWPMLVELVIHNNPLTSDHSGDPPLLKRFLTARLGIKLVRKVEQPKSKPQVVVPPKRKRKISSIVPKIPKLTFEERLMLEPPPPKEDKSRTIDGLDLHQAPLPPIPSQADEPEGIPPSPQYNKLFDTESTKSESPEITINVPTTPDLRKMGSQVEEPSTSVPPSAVYSRMQSPPEESSTVPPSAVYSRMQSPPEESSTVPPSAVYSRMQSPPKGTTSGIPESAVYSRMMSNEEQPAESADKKDEKEAAFFMTQVDEPEEEKKAAPVRPKRKEKSEKRPKRKDVPDKYKGYEILLDVDEDPDFHAPKDMQGNIKALKYALNHELVYRDSAALLHKVGKPVPPYQKWQMPPQPPRKSKQQKIDEVLESLKNRSTTEEANLSSVLKDSRKLKKFNQAPVLLSEIQSRYNAVRVSSMKEAKEAKKAMQDLQNLANNRPLSIK; this comes from the exons atggCGGCCACAGTTCCGTGGGTGAAATTTGCGGATCCAGGGGAATCCGACGCATTTGCTGCCAATTGTTTCCCCGTTAGAGGAATTCTTCAGTCTGCGGACGATG GAGGTGGAGCATGGCTTGTTTCACAGAAAGCGGAGCAGAGGCGACGCTTCAAGGCTGTTCTATGTGCCAAACCAAGGACATACTCCAGAATCAAGGAAGAGCGAAAAAAGGCAGAAAGGGAGGGCACTCAGATTACCATGCCGGTACAAAGTTTGGCTGAAGGTGAAATAGAAGAGGAGGAAGAAGCTCCTGCTCTAGATGGATTTTTTCTG ATGAAGCACTGTTGTGTGGAGGACCCATCAGATCTCTGCTCCGTCAATATCGCAGGCCAGGAGATGTCGGAGGTCAAAGAAGATGACCTTGCCTTGTTTGACAGTGTAGCATATGTCAACGCTGCTGAGAACTATTTACCTTTTG AAGCCTTCAGAGGTTTTCCAATATTGAGAGAGCTAGAAATGCCTATCAATGGTCTCAGGGGAGTCAAGATACAAAACGGTGACTATCCATATTTAGAG ATGTTAGATTTGTCCTATAACAACCTCTCTCAGGATGACCTTTTGACCCTCGGAACATTACCAAACCTAAAGATTCTACATCTGACCGGCAATAACTTTCACACTATCCCAATGGATTTTGCTCTTCCCTATGTGGACCGCGAGAC TAAATCCAGGATAGTGCGGTACTCAAAGTTAGAGATTCTGATGCTTGATGACAACCGTCTGTCGGATGTGGCGGTATTTGCTGCCTTAGCAGGTCTGAAAAG aCTAAAGCACCTGAATCTAGAAAAGAATGACATTTACTATGTCCCACAACTAAAGTCAGTGGAGGGAACCATGATAATTAATGACGATGAGAAGTCTACAAGACGACTACAGAAATCGGCCAGGTTGTCGGCTAGACGGTCTGCTAGGGGTCAGAAATCACAGAAACCTCAGAATCCTCCTCCAGAGAAGATGGAAAAGCAGGATCCTCCATCAGAAAAAGTCAAAAGTCAACAAGCTATTGAACCAGAGCCCAAACAAGAGGAATCTCCTAAAGAGCCCAACCCTTCTGAAAGCACTG AATTATTTGCCAGCTTTACTGATGTTGGAGCCGAGTTTGGCGATCTGTCAGACGCTATCAAAGACATTGATCTTCAAGAAAGTGAACCTGTGGATGAAGAATCCTCTCGGCCATCTCCTGTCAAGTCCAAATCCAACAACATGAAAGACAAAGCGGCCCCAAAGGAACCTCCTGCCCATCTCGCCTCCGGTCTGCCTCCCTTCCCAGAACTAGCTTACCTGAATCTGGCTCACAACCGTATAGCTGAGGAGGAGGCTCTTTTGGCAGTAGCAGCCTGGCCGATGCTGGTTGAACTGGTCATCCATAACAACCCTCTAACATCAGACCACAGTGGGGACCCTCCATTACTGAAGCGATTCCTCACAGCCAGGCTTGGCATTAAACTTGTACGTAAGGTTGAGCAGCCCAAGTCTAAGCCCCAAGTTGTTGTGCCACCAAAGAGAAAGCGAAAG atTTCATCAATTGTTCCAAAGATCCCCAAACTGACTTTTGAAGAGCGTCTCATGCTGGAACCGCCTCCTCCCAAAGAGGATAAGAGTCGAACCATTGATGGCCTTGACCTTCATCAGGCCCCACTTCCCCCGATTCCTTCTCAGGCAGACGAACCAGAGGGAATTCCTCCATCACCACAGTATAACAAATTGTTTGACACGGAGAGCACAAAATCAGAGAGTCCTGAAATAACGATTAATGTACCCACAACCCCAGACCTGAGGAAAATGGGCTCCCAGGTAGAAGAGCCATCAACCTCTGTTCCCCCCTCAGCTGTCTATAGTAGGATGCAATCTCCACCTGAAGAATCCTCCACTGTTCCCCCCTCTGCTGTCTATAGTAGGATGCAGTCACCCCCTGAGGAATCCTCCACTGTCCCACCTTCTGCGGTCTATAGTAGGATGCAGTCGCCCCCTAAAGGCACTACTTCTGGCATCCCAGAGTCAGCTGTCTACAGTAGAATGATGTCCAACGAGGAGCAACCTGCAGAGTCAGCTGACAAGAAGGATGAGAAAGAAGCTGCTTTCTTCATGACCCAG GTTGATGAACCAGAGGAGGAGAAAAAAGCAGCCCCTGTCAGGCCAAAAAGGAAGGAAAAGTCTGAGAAACGACCCAAACGGAAGGATGTCCCAGACAAGTACAAGGGATACGAAATTCTCCTGGATGTGGACGAGGACCCTGACTTCCATGCTCCTAAAG ATATGCAGGGTAACATCAAGGCCCTGAAGTATGCACTAAATCATGAACTGGTATACAGAGATTCAGCGGCTCTCCTTCACAAAGTGGGCAAACCTGTGCCTCCCTATCAaaag TGGCAAATGCCCCCTCAACCTCctcgaaaatcaaaacaacagaAAATTGATGAGGTGCTTGAAAGCCTTAAGAATCGCTCAACCACGGAGGAGGCCAATCTTTCCAGTGTGCTTAAGGACAGcagaaaactaaaaaagttCAACCAGGCTCCTGTTCTCCTTAGTGAG ATCCAGTCTCGATACAATGCTGTTAGAGTTAGCTCCATGAAGGAAGCGAAAGAGGCAAAAAAAGCCATGCAGGATTTACAGAATCTGGCAAATAACAGACCTTTgtcaatcaaataa
- the LOC105341452 gene encoding SH2/SH3 adapter protein Nck1, whose product MGDEQVLVVAKYDYKAENAQELDIKKHEKLVLLDDSRDWWKVQNTRNKAGFVPSNYVKRSNSKASKLFSRVKKNLARRNKSDTKITGTSPIVSRNGDTGSDENSISSDIQAVDPQPAIVKYNYSPKRPDEMELFKGERVMVLEKSIDGWWKGRKSDNITSGWFPSNYVDLEPSEQNDCTMYSTAASLEDDSVADYSTNHHQNVIALYAFHAENAEELSFEKGERLVILSKPPDDPEWWKAVNSQGEMGLIPRNYVQTIEVEEKLDVECETNASSCTPQSQSTSSLSNASNLSVVGVTSRKQFRVSGPLAEKEWYYGKITRQECEDMLRKFAADGDFIIRDSESASGNFTVVLKAAERNKHFRVQVNEEGLYQIGQQKFANLDDLIEHYKKHPIFKQESEKLYLVKAFNLPAEF is encoded by the exons ATGGGGGATGAGCAAGTACTAGTTGTAGCAAAATATGACTACAAAGCAGAAAATGCACAAGAGCTGGACATCAAGAAACATGAAAAACTTGTTCTTCTGGATGACTCAAGAGACTGGTGGAAGGTTCAGAACACAAGAAACAAGGCTGGATTTGTTCCATCAAATTATGTCAAGAGGTCCAATTCAAAGGCATCTAAACTCTTCAGTCGTGTGAAGAAGAATTTGGCCAGAAGGAACAAAAGTGATACAAAGATAACTGGAACCAGTCCAATTGTGAGTCGTAATGGAGACACAGGAAGTGACGAAAATAGCATTAGTAGTGACATCCAAGCTGTCGACCCGCAACCAGCAATTGTGAAATATAACTACTCACCAAAACGGCCAGATGAGATGGAGCTATTTAAAGGAGAGCGAGTGATGGTTTTAGAGAAATCCATAGATGGATGGTGGAAAGGTAGAAAGTCGGATAATATTACATCTGGTTGGTTTCCCTCAAACTATGTGGATCTGGAACCATCGGAACAAAATGACTGTACTATGTACTCCACCGCTGCCTCTTTGGAAGACGACTCTGTAGCAGATTACTCTACAAATCACCATCAAAATGTCATAGCTTTGTACGCTTTCCACGCCGAAAATGCAGAGGAACTCAGTTTTGAAAAGGGGGAGCGGCTAGTGATTCTCAGCAAACCTCCGGATGACCCGGAGTGGTGGAAAGCTGTGAACAGTCAGGGAGAGATGGGGTTAATCCCCAGGAACTATGTTCAGACAATCGAAGTGGAGGAAAAACTGGACGTGGAGTGCGAGACCAATGCCAGTTCCTGTACGCCTCAGTCTCAGTCCACCAGCAGTCTTTCTAACGCCTCAAATCTCAGTGTGGTGGGGGTCACTAGTAGAAAACAGTTCCGGGTGTCCGGGCCCCTGGCTGAGAAAGAGTGGTATTATGGAAAAATTACACGGCAGGAGTGTGAGGACATGTTGAGGAAGTTCGCTGCTGATGGGGATTTTATCATTCGAGATAGCGAGTCGGCA AGTGGCAATTTTACAGTAGTGCTGAAGGCAGCGGAGAGAAACAAACATTTCCGTGTACAGGTGAACGAAGAAGGATTGTATCAGATAGGCCAACAGAAGTTCGCCAACCTGGATGATCTAATCGAACATTACAAGAAACACCCTATATTTAAGCAGGAGAGTGAGAAACTCTATTTAGTGAAAGCTTTCAACCTGCCTGCTGAATTTTGA